From the Mesotoga infera genome, the window GCAACAAATACCTCTCCGGTCAAAATAGTGCTTGAGGGAGGTTACCTTTGGATTCTAGACAATAAGAGCGCTGGAGTCGTTGTCAGAGTCTCCCTTAATAGCAGCGGAATTCCCGAAGGGATGGATGTTGTTTACAGAGATTGGACAACGCCGGTAGATTTGTTCGTTACTGAGGACCTTTCAAGAATCTATTTGGCCGATGCTCTCTCAGGAATAAAGATCCTTCAGAGAGAAGGGACGGGATACGTCGATCGCACTTCAAGCTTCGATCTTTCTCTCGAAGGTTATTCTAGAGCCGTTGCCGAGAAGGACGGCATTGTCTTTTCCGGGGAAGCGGGCATAAACGGTGGACTGAAACTTATAGATACTTTGAGATCGCTGAAGAGCACCGTTGGAAGGTACTACATTGTCTTGAAGATCGAAGTCTCAGACGATATTCTCTACGCTTCAACCGACAAAGGAGTAGCGATTGTTGACATAAGCACTCCGGCATCTCCAGTTGTGTTGAGAGATCTGGAGCTTACGCAGGTCGATGAAATCTCAGTCTCGGGGAGGCTTATGATAGTGAAATCGGGAAACAGGATGTTAATATACGACGTAGAAAGACCAAATGATCCTATTTTGTTGGAAAGCAGGAATGAATAGTGTCATAATAGGAGGTGGTATTGTGAAAAAGTGTTTTGCAGTACTTCTAGTAGCAGCCTTGTCAGTAGTGATCTTTGCTGCCAGCGACAATGTTTTGGTAATGGCAATCGAAACCGAACCGGTTGGGTTAGATCCTACACTTGTAACTGCTTTCGCTTCTCACAGAGTATTGGAGAACGTTTACGACGGCCTTCTCAAGTATGATGAGAACATGAACCTAATACCTAACCTCGCTGTAGACTTCGAAGTTGTCGATCCTTATACCATCGTGTTCGAGATCAGAGAAGGAGTCAAATTCCACAACGGAGAATCCCTAACCGTTGAAGATGTTTTGTTCACATTTGAAAGGATTAGAGACCCGGAAGTGAAAGCTCCCGCAGCCACTTACTATGGTGAAGTCGAATCTATAAAGGTCATAGAAGGCAACAAAGTCGAGTTCAAGTTGAAGATTCCAATGGCCTCTTCTCTCTTACCTAACTTTGCAGGTGTCAATAGCGCAATACTTTCGAAGAGTTTTGTAGAGTCAGGAGCAAATCTTCAGCTCGTGACGAATGGAACAGGCCCGTTCTTTATGGTCGAATTTATAGCAGGTAACTACATAACGCTGAGAAAGAACACCGAGTACTTTGTGGAGGGACTTCCTTATCTAAGCGAAATAAAGATGATGATCATGCCTGAGGAGGTAACACGGGTCTCCGCGCTAAGAAACGGAGATGTCGATCTGGCAAAGATTAGCGAGCCGCTTAGTTTGAGACAACTGCCCTCAGACAGATTCAAGATATATAGAACACCGGTTCTAAGCTATTACTTGTTAGGGTTCAACACAACCAGAGGTCCTCTAAGTAAGCCAGAGGTTAGGAATGCTCTGAATTATGCAGTAAACAGAGAGATGATCGTCAAGGCGGTTGCATTCGACGAAGCAACTATAACAGGTCCTCTAAACCCGGAACTTGATTTTTGGGCGCTCCAGCCAAATGAGTTTGAGGAGTACACTTACAACCCAGCAAAGGCGAAACAGCTGCTAACGGAGGCAGGCTATCCAAATGGTTTTGAGTTTGAGATAGTTGCTGCCCAGAGATATAACTTCGACAAAGTTGCCCAAGTTATTCAAGCTCAGCTTGCAGAAGTTGGCGTCACAGCAAAGATAAACATTGTGGAATGGGGTATCTTCATTAGCAAATGGAGAGAAAGCGATTTTGATTCTTTCATTTCTATGAACAGTGGCTCTATAGACCCGGACATTCAGTTCAACAGAACTTTTAGAACTGGAGGATCCACAAATGTGTTCCTTTATAGCAATCCTCAGGTAGACGAACTGCTCGATAGCGGAAGAAGTGAGTCGGACCTTAACAGCCGACGTCTAATCTATGAAGAACTTCAGAAAAAGCTTGTTGAAGACTCGCCAATAATCTTCTTATACTCAGCAAACACAATATTCGCTTCCAATGATTCGGTTGAAGGATTCAGATCTCTGGCTAACGAGAGTCTTGTTTTCTTGAGAGAAACTCACAAAGAGTAATGAGCAGGTAGAGAATGGAGTTCGGATACATTGCCAGGAGGTTGCTTTCGGCAATCCCCACTGTTCTCTTAGTAACATTTTTGGTTTTCATTGCAATCCACATAGTTCCCGGCGATGTGGTGGACATGATGCTCGGAACTCAGAACTATCTTAGTGAAAGCCAAATAGAGCAGCTTTATACTGAATATGGTCTAGATAAGCCTTTAGTCGTTCAGTATGGAATATGGGTGAGAAACCTCCTTTCTTTCAATCTAGGAACTTCACTTAGAACGGGAAGAACCGTAACCGAACTAATAAGAGAGAGATTTCCCGTTACTCTTGAACTGTCATTATTCTCTCTTGGATTCGCTATGTTGTTTGGTATTCCAATGGGAATCATATCTGCAATCAAGAGAAATGGTTTCATTGACAATTTCGTAAGGATAATCGGCCTCATCGGTCTTTCGTCCCCATCCTTTTGGGTGGGGGCGATCTTCATAGTTCTCTTCTCAGGTACCTTTCACGGCTTCAATCTCTTTGGCTATGTAAGACCGGGAGTAGATCTAATTTCCAATCTTCAAGTGATGTTTCTTCCTTCGCTCACATTGGGTTTGATGGTTGCCGCCCAGATCTTAAGGATTACGAGAACCTCGATGCTGGACGTGTTGAATCAGGATTATGTTAGGACGGCAAGAGCAAAGGGGGTAAGTGTGCGAAATGTTATTTTTAAGCATTCACTGAGAAACGCTCTGGTTCCTGTGGTAACGCTTTCCGGCATTCAGCTTGGATATCTTCTTGGCGGGACAATCGTTATTGAGAATATGTTTGCGCTTCCGGGAATGGGAAGACTTCTTCTCAATGTAGTGAACGAAAGGGACTACCCAGTTGTTCAGGGAATTGTTCTTTTTATAGGTATTCTGATAGTTTTGTTGAACATAGCGGTAGACATAATATACACACTCATCGATCCTCGTGTCGAACTTCGGTAGGTGAGAGAGATTGCTTAATGTATTCAGAAGACTTATCAATAATCCAATTTACATAGTGAGTATGGCGATTATCATAGTTATAATCATGGTGACTCTGCTTCCTGGTTTGTTTGCTCCGTACGATCCGTATAAGATGAATATGGATTCTTTCATGAGCAAACCCACCTGG encodes:
- a CDS encoding ABC transporter substrate-binding protein, translating into MNSVIIGGGIVKKCFAVLLVAALSVVIFAASDNVLVMAIETEPVGLDPTLVTAFASHRVLENVYDGLLKYDENMNLIPNLAVDFEVVDPYTIVFEIREGVKFHNGESLTVEDVLFTFERIRDPEVKAPAATYYGEVESIKVIEGNKVEFKLKIPMASSLLPNFAGVNSAILSKSFVESGANLQLVTNGTGPFFMVEFIAGNYITLRKNTEYFVEGLPYLSEIKMMIMPEEVTRVSALRNGDVDLAKISEPLSLRQLPSDRFKIYRTPVLSYYLLGFNTTRGPLSKPEVRNALNYAVNREMIVKAVAFDEATITGPLNPELDFWALQPNEFEEYTYNPAKAKQLLTEAGYPNGFEFEIVAAQRYNFDKVAQVIQAQLAEVGVTAKINIVEWGIFISKWRESDFDSFISMNSGSIDPDIQFNRTFRTGGSTNVFLYSNPQVDELLDSGRSESDLNSRRLIYEELQKKLVEDSPIIFLYSANTIFASNDSVEGFRSLANESLVFLRETHKE
- a CDS encoding ABC transporter permease, with the protein product MEFGYIARRLLSAIPTVLLVTFLVFIAIHIVPGDVVDMMLGTQNYLSESQIEQLYTEYGLDKPLVVQYGIWVRNLLSFNLGTSLRTGRTVTELIRERFPVTLELSLFSLGFAMLFGIPMGIISAIKRNGFIDNFVRIIGLIGLSSPSFWVGAIFIVLFSGTFHGFNLFGYVRPGVDLISNLQVMFLPSLTLGLMVAAQILRITRTSMLDVLNQDYVRTARAKGVSVRNVIFKHSLRNALVPVVTLSGIQLGYLLGGTIVIENMFALPGMGRLLLNVVNERDYPVVQGIVLFIGILIVLLNIAVDIIYTLIDPRVELR